From the Colletotrichum lupini chromosome 10, complete sequence genome, one window contains:
- a CDS encoding 2-nitropropane dioxygenase yields the protein MASPQQIRTPITDLFKIKHPILLAGMNVAAGPKLAAAVTNAGGLGVIGGVGYTPDMLKEQIAELKEYLVDKNAPFGVDLLLPQVGGSARKTNYDYTKGKLDQLVDIIIESGAKLFVSAVGVPPKHVVDRLHAAGIVYMNMIGHPKHVQKCLDLGVDIICAQGGEGGGHTGDVPTTVLIPAVVDLCKNTKSPLLKGPVQVIAAGGIHNGQLLAAALMMGAGAVWVGTRFILTDEAGAPEAHKEAVRTAGHDDNIKTLIFTGRPLRVRKNPYIENWETERQQEIKELTAKGVIPYEADLEKLMNSGDGEGSGESGSDDNAAEVDIDDALDQFRPFLMGKAAAVCNDKKPAKAVMDEFVNDAVAWLQKGNKMIAKL from the exons ATGGCGTCACCTC AGCAAATCCGCACTCCCATCACCGATCTTTTCAAGATCAAGCACCCGATCCTGCTTGCTGGCATGAACGTCGCTGCCGGCCCCAAGTTGGCTGCTGCTGTCACCAACGCCGGCGGTCTCGGTGTCATTGGTGGTGTGGGATACACACCGGATATGTTAAAGGAGCAGATCGCAGAGCTCAAGGAGTACCTGGTTGACAAGAACGCCCCCTTCGGTGTTGATCTGCTTCTTCCCCAGGTCGGTGGCAGCGCGAGAAAGACCAA CTACGACTACACAAAGGGAAAGCTTGACCAGCTCGTTGACATCATCATCGAGTCGGGCGCCAAGCTCTTCGTCTCTGCTGTCGGTGTCCCTCCCAAGCACGTCGTTGATAGACTTCACGCTGCCGGCATCGTCTACATGAACATGATCGGACACCCCAAGCACGTCCAGAAGTGCCTCGACCTCGGCGTCGACATCATCTGCGCCCAGGGTGGTGAGGGTGGTGGCCACACCGGTGACGTCCCCACCACCGTCCTCATCCCTGCCGTTGTCGACCTCTGCAAGAACACCAAGAGCCCTCTCCTCAAGGGCCCCGTTCAGGTCATCGCCGCCGGTGGCATCCACAACGGCCAGCTTCTGGCCGCCGCCCTCATGATGGGTGCTGGTGCCGTCTGGGTTGGCACCCGATTCATTCTCACTGATGAGGCCGGTGCCCCCGAGGCACACAAGGAAGCTGTCCGCACCGCCGGCCACGACGACAACATCAAGACCCTCATCTTCACCGGCCGTCCCCTTCGTGTACGCAAGAACCCGTACATTGAGAACTGGGAGACCGAGCGCCAGCAGGAGATCAAGGAGCTCACCGCCAAGGGTGTCATTCCCTACGAGGCCGACCTTGAGAAGCTCATGAACTCAGGCGACGGTGAGGGCAGCGGCGAGAGCGGCAGCGACGATAACGCCGCCGAGGTCGACATTGACGATGCCCTCGACCAGTTCCGCCCCTTCCTCATGGGTAAGGCCGCCGCTGTGTGTAATGACAAGAAGCCCGCCAAGGCAGTCATGGACGAATTTGTAAACGACGCCGTCGCATGGCTTCAGAAGGGCAACAAGATGATTGCCAAGttgtaa
- a CDS encoding dihydropteroate synthase codes for MKPPNPLRQQPSLFPRACALARSNNARRQPLTPRLVRFQLTTASPAAATSCIASSSSRTFCTSSLRGSPSSSTNPATALLTRSRPRSVATMPSRRTPSPVMSAGAAQTRSACGCACSGGGGCGSGAAKPKGPSTAYIALGSNLGDRVAWIEQACAEMDRRGIKVKRTSSLWETEPMYVLDQDRFVNGVCEVETELEPLALLDELQDIERTLGRKKLIDKGPRNIDLDILMYGDEKIEHPRLNVPHIGIPEREFVLRPLAELIPEKPLYASNPWKLTLDYLNELPPSAAPLSPLTPISASHPPLAALTSSRQTHVMAIINATPDSFSDGGVHNAQNLVATLKSFAAAGVTIVDVGGCSTAPGRPEVPADEELARVLPVIKLVRALPELAHLAVSIDTYRASVAEAAVAAGADIINDVSAGQLDPSMIPYMARSNRTVCLMHMRGTPATMNSLTDYPDGLIPTIARELLERVAEAEAAGVRRWRIVLDPGLGFAKTGPQNLEILRHMDELRSWPGLEGFPWLVGSSRKSFVGKFTGVSKPQERIWGTAATVVSAVQGGADIVRVHDAVEMCQIVKMADAIYRH; via the exons ATGAAACCCCCAAACCCCCTCCGTCAACAACCCTCCCTCTTTCCACGAGCTTGCGCCCTAGCACGGAGCAACAATGCGCGTCGCCAGCCCCTAACGCCGCGACTTGTCCGGTTCCAGCTCACGACGGCATCACCAGCAGCTGCAACATCCTGCATAGCCTCATCCTCCTCGCGCACGTTCTGCACTTCTTCGTTACGGGGTagtccctcctcctccaccaaCCCTGCCACCGCACTCCTCACCCGCTCCCGCCCCCGGTCAGTAGCAACCATGCCCTCCCGCCGGACCCCGTCGCCGGTCATGTCCGCCGGCGCCGCCCAGACCCGGTCGGCCTGTGGATGCGCctgcagcggcggcggtggatgCGGCAGCGGCGCCGCCAAACCTAAAGGTCCGAGCACGGCTTACATCGCGCTCGGCAGCAACCTCGGCGACCGCGTTGCCTGGATCGAGCAGGCCTGCGCCGAGATGGATCGCCGCGGCATCAAGGTGAAGCGCACCAGCAGCTTGTGGGAGACGGAGCCCATGTATGTGTTAGATCAGGATAGGTTCGTCAATGGAGTCTGTGAG GTCGAGACTGAACTCGAACCTTTGGCTCTTCTCGATGAACTCCAGGACATTGAGCGCACCCTGGGCCGTAAGAAGCTGATAGACAAGGGCCCCCGCAACATTGACCTCGACATTCTCATGTATGGTGATGAAAAGATTGAGCATCCTCGTCTAAACGTGCCTCACATCGGCATACCAGAGAGAGAATTCGTCCTGCGACCTCTGGCTGA ACTCATCCCAGAAAAGCCTCTCTACGCATCCAACCCCTGGAAACTCACCCTGGACTACCTCAACGAGCTTCCCCCCTCAGCGGCGCCCCTCTCACCACTCACCCCCATCTCCGCCTCTCACCCTCCCCTCGCCGCCCTCACCTCCAGCCGCCAAACCCACGTCATGGCCATCATCAACGCCACTCCCGACTCCTTCTCCGACGGCGGCGTTCACAACGCCCAAAACCTCGTCGCGACCCTCAAATccttcgccgccgccggcgtcACCATCGTCGACGTGGGCGGATGCTCCACCGCCCCGGGACGGCCCGAAGTCCCCGCCGACGAGGAACTCGCCCGGGTCCTCCCCGTCATAAAGCTCGTCCGCGCCCTCCCCGAACTCGCCCACCTCGCCGTCAGCATCGACACCTACCGCGCCTCCGTCGCCGaggccgccgtcgccgcggGCGCGGACATCATCAACGACGTGTCCGCGGGCCAGCTCGACCCGTCCATGATCCCCTACATGGCGCGCAGCAACCGCACCGTCTGCCTGATGCACATGCGCGGCACCCCCGCGACCATGAACTCGCTGACGGACTACCCCGACGGCCTGATCCCCACCATCGCACGCGAGCTTCTCGAGCGCGtcgccgaggccgaggccgCGGGCGTGCGCCGGTGGCGCATCGTTCTCGACCCCGGGTTGGGCTTCGCCAAGACGGGGCCGCAGAACCTCGAGATTTTGCGCCACATGGACGAGTTGCGTTCCTGGCCGGGCCTGGAGGGGTTCCCCTGGCTGGTTGGGTCTAGCCGGAAGAGCTTCGTCGGCAAGTTCACTGGTGTGTCGAAGCCGCAGGAGCGGATTTGGGGCACGGCGGCCACGGTCGTCTCGGCTGTCCAGGGCGGCGCGGACATTGTCAGAGTCCACGATGCCGTTGAGATGTGCCAGATTGTCAAGATGGCGGACGCCATTTACAGACACTGA
- a CDS encoding SET domain-containing protein 5, with the protein MRSSNIAVWLSIVAGALACDGGHDDIRALDTSLAAIDSNDAQQQQQQQQQQLRDRICASNPLTFASLQSTIKKNETSPYGVLDTADEPFVDEGVPEGLGDSEEARIRYGTNLKSPFGLWQVRPSPGKGLGIFALAPIPRGTVIIDETPLFTINPGALTPGQGFAFAAIAALVDEAFAQLNASSRTAYLSCPAHRDPGGADDGISREALIFRTNGFTMSSGEIGIFPHIAKLNHACRPNAGSASVGGRRVIWAGRDIAPGEEVTITYAPLVQDTDGRRARLAQWGFTCDCQACEARDDDGKRVEMKRLMGLIERELGSDAFGGDVLPDAERLVELVGEVGLVDYLGKAYKYASYAASRSGKFGAARKWARKELEIHEIADEESEYARETRAFLASLPLL; encoded by the exons ATGAGATCATCCAATATCGCCGTGTGGCTATCAATCGTAGCCGGCGCACTCGCATGCGACGGCGGACACGACGACATCCGCGCCCTTGACACCAGCCTGGCAGCGATAGACAGCAATGacgcgcagcagcagcagcagcagcagcaacagcagcttCGGGATCGCATATGCGCCTCGAACCCGTTGACTTTTGCATCGTTGCAGAGCACCATTAAGAAGAACGAGACATCACCGTACGGCGTCCTTGACACGGCAGACGAACCCTTTGTTGATGAGGGCGTACCTGAGGGACTTGGTGACTCGGAAGAAGCGCGGATCCGTTATGGAACGA ATCTCAAATCACCATTCGGCCTCTGGCAAGTCCGCCCCTCCCCAGGAAAAGGCCTCGGCATCTTCGCCCTCGCCCCCATCCCCCGCGGCACCGTAATCATAGACGAAACCCCCCTCTTCACGATAAACCCCGGCGCCCTCACCCCAGGCCAAGGCTTCGCCTTCGCCGCCATCGCAGCCCTCGTCGACGAAGCTTTCGCCCAACTCAACGCCTCCAGCCGCACAGCCTACCTCTCCTGCCCAGCGCACCGCGACCCGGGGGGCGCAGACGACGGCATCAGCAGGGAAGCCCTCATCTTCCGCACAAACGGCTTCACCATGTCCTCTGGCGAGATCGGCATCTTCCCGCACATTGCGAAACTCAACCACGCGTGCCGCCCCAACGCGGGGTCCGCCTCGGTCGGCGGGCGGAGGGTGATTTGGGCGGGGCGGGATATCGCGCCGGGCGAGGAGGTGACGATCACGTACGCGCCGCTGGTGCAGGATACGGACGGCCGGCGGGCGAGGCTCGCGCAGTGGGGGTTCACGTGCGATTGCCAGGCGTGCGAGGCGCGGGACGACGACGGCAAGAGGGTCGAGATGAAGAGGTTGATGGGGCTTATCGAGCGGGAACTCGGGAGCGATGCGTTTGGCGGAGACGTGTTGCCCGACGCGGAGCGGCTCGTGGAGCTTGTTGGGGAGGTCGGGCTGGTGGATTACCTGGGTAAAGCGTACAAGTATGCTTCGTACGCGGCGTCGAGGTCGGGTAAGTTTGGGGCGGCGAGGAAGTGGGCGAGGAAGGAGTTGGAGATTCACGAGATTGCTGATGAGGAGTCGGAATATGCGAGGGAGACGAGGGCGTTTTTGGCGTCGCTTCCGTTGTTGTGA
- a CDS encoding ABC transporter, with protein MTSMASESVATILCTSKQTRFNIQTADYRELEIDGLNITITSARKPGGSGGGGAKGKSKARSEGTEILVDAKLRLKAGQRYALVGRNGSGKSTLLKAIAEKLIPGIPEATRISLLQQTSISDTDSDVRPEDNDSTSPVDGPAGSSRTVLEHVIEQATARSDVEQEIRALSDGINSADSLGPVRAIRALRHERNQKHLFQVDKNARLRSGDRGLAARKALKAFEKKVAESQSLVDQPQDEISAETMKSETQEALEMLADLQLQVEPSKVAETESKAKRILTGLGFSEAYMSKPVTSLSGGWRMRTALCISLLQETDILILDEPTNFLDLLGIIWLQRYLGSLQDMDDAPTLILVSHDRDFITICSDLLILKEKGLTYFHGDLPTYEASQSERKLWLTKMKDAQDKQKAHIQQSISNNIKAGKANDDQNKLRQAKSRQKKLDDRWGLSVSAKGGRFKLNRDLVGYHLTAREDIDVPQDERPVSFVLPEPLDLRFPGPLISVENATFRYPTRVKTKLAAPTVLQDIDLSVHMGDRIGILGLNGAGKSTLVKLLVDETKPTSGTVTTHPRLKLGYYSQHAVDVLQEKGQGDPSLTALSMLTEEVAGELDEGQVRGVLGSLGLPGRIASDVPLGKLSGGQLVRCELARLLWRRPHCLILDEVTTHLDYETVTAMRGALRDWEGAVVLVSHDRWFMRGAVEGLAEDSDSEEDEDEKGVPRRRLVYKLRQGNMTHLQSGVTEFEESVAKRVTKLLSL; from the exons ATGACGTCGATGGCGTCCGAGTCCGTGGCCACGATCCTCTGCACCAGCAAACAGACGCGCTTCAACATCCAGACAGCAGATTATCGAGAA CTAGAAATTGATGGTCTCAACATCACCATCACCTCGGCACGTAAACCCGGTggtagtggtggtggtggtgccaAGGGCAAGTCCAAAGCCCGGAGCGAGGGGACCGAGATCCTGGTCGACGCCAAGCTGCGTCTGAAGGCCGGCCAACGATACGCCCTCGTCGGAAGAAATGGTTCAGGCAAATCGA CGCTTCTCAAAGCCATTGCTGAGAAGTTAATCCCCGGCATACCCGAGGCGACTCGGATATCTCTTCTCCAGCAAACGAGCATCAGTGATACCGACTCGGACGTGCGCCCCGAAGACAACGACTCGACTTCTCCAGTAGATGGCCCCGCTGGAAGCAGCCGTACTGTGTTGGAGCACGTTATCGAACAGGCGACTGCGCGGTCAGATGTCGAACAGGAAATCAGAG CTCTGTCCGATGGCATCAATAGCGCAGACTCCCTCGGCCCCGTGCGCGCCATTCGCGCTCTCCGTCATGAAAGAAACCAAAAGCATCTCTTCCAAGTCGACAAGAATGCAAGGCTGCGCAGCGGAGACCGCGGCCTGGCAGCACGCAAGGCTTTGAAGGCCTTTGAGAAAAAGGTCGCCGAGTCTCAGTCACT GGTCGATCAGCCGCAAGATGAGATATCGGCCGAAACCATGAAGAGCGAGACGCAAGAGGCATTAGAGATGCTCGCAGATCTCCAACTACAAGTTGAGCCGTCGAAAGTAGCCGAGACGGAGTCCAAAGCCAAGCGCATCCTGACCGGCCTGGGGTTCTCCGAGGCATACATGTCAAAACCCGTCACCAGCTTATCTGGCGGGTGGCGGATGCGGACGGCGCTCTGCATATCGCTGCTCCAGGAGACCGACATCCTCATCTTGGACGAGCCGACAAACTTCCTTGACCTACTTGGCATCATCTGGCTTCAGCGGTATCTGGGGTCCCTCCAAGACATGGATGATGCCCCTACGCTCATCCTCGTGTCGCACGACAGAGACTTTATCACCATTTGCAGTGATCTTCTCATCCTGAAGGAAAAGGGGTTGACGTACTTCCACGGCGACCTTCCGACATACGAGGCATCGCAGTCGGAGCGGAAACTCTGGTTGACAAAGATGAAGGATGCTCAAGACAAGCAAAAGGCTCATATCCAGCAAAGCATATCCAACAACATCAAGGCAGGCAAGGCCAATGATGACCAGAACAAGCTGCGGCAAGCCAAGTCCCGCCAAAAGAAGCTCGACGATCGATGGGGCCTTTCAGTCAGTGCTAAAGGCGGCCGCTTCAAGCTGAATCGCGACCTTGTTGGCTATCACTTGACAGCCCGCGAGGATATAGACGTCCCTCAAGACGAACGGCCCGTAAGCTTCGTCTTGCCGGAACCTCTAGATCTCCGATTCCCGGGGCCTCTCATATCGGTAGAGAATGCGACATTCCGTTATCCGACTAGGGTCAAGACGAAGCTAGCGGCGCCAACAGTGTTGCAGGATATAGACCTGTCTGTTCACATGGGTGATCGAATTGGCATCCTCGGGTTGAACGGTGCCGGGAAGTCGACTTTGGTCAAACTTCTAGTCGACGAGACGAAGCCCACGTCAGGGACAGTGACAACGCACCCACGGCTGAAGCTGGGATACTATTCGCAGCATGCCGTCGATGTTCTGCAAGAGAAGGGCCAAGGCGATCCCTCATTGACGGCGTTGTCGATGCTCACGGAGGAAGTAGCCGGGGAATTGGATGAGGGGCAAGTCCGTGGCGTTCTGGGCAGCCTCGGTCTGCCTGGTCGCATTGCTTCCGATGTACCTCTTGGGAAGCTATCAGGAGGGCAGCTTGTGCGATGCGAGCTCGCACGTCTCTTGTGGCGGAGACCACACTGTCTCATCCTCGATGAAGTTACCACTCACCTCGACTACGAGACTGTGACTGCTATGCGTGGAGCACTCAGAGACTGGGAGGGCGCAGTGGTGCTCGTCAGTCACGATCGGTGGTTCATGCGCGGAGCAGTCGAGGGTCTCGCCGAGGACTCTGACAGCGAAGAGGATGAAGATGAAAAGGGGGTACCTAGACGACGGCTTGTGTACAAGTTGAGACAAGGGAACATGACGCACCTACAGAGCGGCGTGACCGAATTCGAGGAGAGCGTTGCGAAGAGGGTGACGAAGCTGCTCAGTCTGTAG
- a CDS encoding alpha-1,3-mannosyltransferase CMT1, with protein MIANFHNPRRLRTPFIAIIVFILITGFFLLFHQPLVQYFVIPWTAEQYGGSWMNDSTPNWVQPALYEGRPDKFGEASQYVQAILDPKNGGFPIVNCPATNVTRYEVLRPTMNMDKRHYFFALDLRQVRDLLPQLIGAVLEAMNVIGPENCALSIVEGISTDGTYETLYRLKSHLDQMGVSYHLQTSSIDSHSGDRIGKLAKLRNLALEPMMADADAYDPKATIIFLNDVAACTEDILELAYQKQTQGADMTCAMDYHFLRFAPHNGEPSFYDSWISRAINGDTFLPIPDRTPKGEQWSDVANMFWNHPYSQDRYLSRKPLQVFACWNGGVAVTGEPFLKKQIDFRRSYQGECHTGEPTLLCKDLWKLGHGKIAVVPSVSLAYNVKDGRQIKEERGFASAWTINENNGEPPKINWQEEPPAMVKCMPTFRNQFWRPWNEGL; from the exons ATGATTGCGAATTTTCATAACCCTAGGCGGCTTCGGACGCCCTTTATCGCCATCATCGTTTTCATTCTCATCACCGGATTCTTCTTGCTCTTCCACCAGCCGCTAGTCCAATACTTTGTAATTCCTTGGACAGCAGAAC AATATGGCGGCAGTTGGATGAACGACTCAACGCCAAACTGGGTTCAGCCAGCTCTCTACGAAGGTCGACCAGACAAGTTTGGCGAAGCAAGTCAATACGTGCAGGCAATTCTAGACCCCAAAAATGGTGGCTTTCCTATTGTCAACTGCCCTGCGACAAATGTCACTCGCTACGAAGTTCTGCGGCCTACCATGAACATGGATAAGAGGCACTACTTCTTTGCTCTCGACTTGCGACAGGTTAGAGATCTCCTGCCCCAGTTGATAGGAGCTGTTCTGGAAGCCATGAACGTCATTGGGCCGGAGAACTGCGCCCTTTCCATTGTTGAGGGTATCTCCACCGATGGTACATACGAGACGCTATACCGCCTCAAATCACACCTCGACCAGATGGGAGTTTCTTATCACCTACAGACGAGCAGCATTGATTCCCACAGTGGCGATCGTATCGGCAAGCTCGCCAAGCTGAGGAATCTGGCCTTGGAACCCATGATGGCAGATGCGGATGCCTACGACCCGAAGGCGACGATTATTTTCCTCAACGACGTCGCTGCATGCACCGAGGATATTTTAGAGTTGGCGTACCAGAAGCAAACGCAGGGAGCCGATATGACTTGCGCGATGGACTACCATTTCCTCCGATTTGCGCCGCATAATGGAGAACCCTCGTTCTACGATTCGTGGATCTCTCGCGCCATCAACGGCGACACCTTTTTGCCGATTCCCGACAGAACACCCAAGGGAGAACAATGGAGCGATGTGGCCAACATGTTTTGGAACCACCCGTACTCCCAGGATCGATACCTCAGCCGTAAGCCACTGCAGGTGTTTGCGTGCTGGAATGGAGGCGTTGCGGTGACTGGAGAGCCCTTCCTGAAGAAGCAGATTGACTTCCGGAGGTCATATCAAGGGGAGTGCCATACCGGCGAGCCAACACTGCTGTGCAAGGATTTGTGGAAGCTGGGTCACGGCAAAATCGCCGTCGTGCCGAGCGTCAGCTTGGCATATAATGTGAAAGACGGACGACAAATCAAAGAAGAGAGGGGGTTTGCTTCGGCTTGGACCATTAATGAGAACAACGGGGAGCCTCCAAAGATCAACTGGCAAGAGGAGCCGCCAGCGATGGTCAAGTGTATGCCGACGTTCAGGAACCAGTTCTGGCGGCCCTGGAATGAAGGACTTTGA